A single Halarcobacter anaerophilus DNA region contains:
- a CDS encoding succinyldiaminopimelate transaminase, translating into MNFEKYPFEKLNELLENIEPNKDFEASVLTIGEPKFETPDFIQRQLASTTSLLQKYPASAGLPELKEAMINFVVNRFNVPLNMNQIIPTFGTREVLFNFPQFALFDKKDPVIAFTNPFYQIYEGAAIASRAEVIHINLTKENNFKAFLSDEELKKCDLVILNYPNNPTSAEMTKEELAVWVKKALEFDFILVNDECYSEIYFDEKDRPSSLLEASIQAGNEKFKNILVMNSISKRSSAPGLRSGFIAGDEEILKEYMKYRTYIGCASPLPLQKAATVAWNESTHVEKFRKTYKRNFELAKEILGINPPKATFYIWLEVDDELEFTKKLYKEKNIKVLPGSFLGREGMGKGYVRIALVENEKKTQEVLKRLKGFLDG; encoded by the coding sequence ATGAATTTTGAAAAATACCCTTTTGAAAAATTAAATGAATTATTAGAAAATATAGAACCCAATAAAGATTTTGAAGCAAGTGTTTTAACAATCGGCGAACCGAAATTTGAGACACCTGACTTTATTCAAAGACAATTAGCTTCAACAACTTCACTACTTCAAAAATATCCTGCAAGTGCGGGATTGCCTGAACTTAAAGAGGCAATGATAAATTTTGTTGTAAATAGATTTAACGTTCCTTTAAATATGAATCAAATTATTCCTACTTTCGGAACAAGAGAAGTGCTTTTTAATTTTCCGCAATTTGCACTTTTTGATAAAAAAGATCCCGTAATTGCTTTTACGAATCCTTTTTACCAAATATATGAAGGTGCCGCAATAGCAAGCAGGGCAGAAGTTATACATATAAATTTGACAAAAGAGAATAATTTCAAAGCCTTTTTAAGTGATGAAGAACTAAAAAAATGTGATTTAGTGATTTTAAACTATCCTAACAATCCGACTTCTGCTGAAATGACAAAAGAAGAATTGGCAGTTTGGGTTAAAAAAGCTTTAGAATTTGATTTTATTTTAGTAAATGATGAATGTTATTCCGAAATATATTTTGATGAAAAAGATAGACCCTCTTCTTTACTTGAAGCAAGTATCCAAGCAGGAAATGAAAAGTTTAAAAATATACTTGTGATGAACTCAATTTCAAAAAGAAGCAGTGCGCCCGGACTTAGAAGCGGTTTTATAGCAGGAGATGAAGAGATTTTAAAAGAGTATATGAAATATAGAACATATATAGGATGTGCTTCTCCTCTTCCTTTACAAAAAGCCGCAACAGTAGCGTGGAATGAATCGACTCATGTGGAAAAATTTAGAAAAACATATAAAAGAAATTTTGAATTGGCAAAAGAGATTTTAGGAATTAATCCACCTAAAGCAACTTTTTATATCTGGCTTGAAGTAGACGATGAGTTGGAATTTACAAAAAAACTTTATAAAGAGAAGAATATAAAAGTTCTTCCGGGAAGTTTTTTGGGAAGAGAAGGAATGGGAAAAGGTTATGTAAGAATTGCCTTGGTTGAAAATGAGAAAAAAACGCAAGAGGTTTTAAAAAGATTAAAAGGTTTTCTTGATGGATAA
- the gatC gene encoding Asp-tRNA(Asn)/Glu-tRNA(Gln) amidotransferase subunit GatC — protein sequence MTVDDKLIDKLAKLSSLEIDDSKKENLKKELADIINFVENLNEIDVSNIEATFNTVEGGTPLREDVAKQDLELSNHILKHAPKSENGYFIVPKIIE from the coding sequence ATGACTGTTGATGATAAACTAATTGACAAATTAGCAAAACTTTCAAGCTTGGAAATAGATGATTCAAAAAAGGAAAATCTAAAAAAAGAGCTTGCAGATATTATTAACTTTGTTGAAAATTTAAATGAAATTGATGTATCAAATATTGAAGCAACATTTAATACGGTTGAAGGAGGAACTCCTTTAAGAGAAGATGTGGCAAAACAAGATTTAGAACTTTCAAATCATATCTTAAAACATGCTCCAAAATCGGAAAACGGTTATTTTATAGTTCCAAAAATAATAGAGTAA
- a CDS encoding arsenate reductase family protein encodes MLTVYGIKNCDSVKKALKFFKEHNIETELFDFKKETPSPEKIEMWVKKAGIDKVFNNRGTTYRNLKLKELNLNEAGKIQWLCKELMLIKRPVIEYKDMVIVGFNEEIYKKTFL; translated from the coding sequence ATGCTTACGGTTTATGGAATTAAAAATTGTGATAGTGTAAAAAAAGCACTGAAATTTTTTAAAGAGCACAATATAGAAACAGAACTTTTCGATTTTAAAAAAGAGACTCCAAGTCCTGAAAAAATTGAAATGTGGGTAAAAAAAGCCGGTATTGACAAAGTTTTCAATAACAGAGGAACAACTTATAGAAATCTAAAATTAAAAGAGCTTAATCTTAACGAAGCTGGTAAAATACAATGGTTATGTAAAGAGTTAATGCTTATAAAAAGACCTGTAATAGAGTATAAAGATATGGTTATCGTAGGTTTTAATGAAGAGATTTATAAAAAGACTTTTTTATAA
- the tgt gene encoding tRNA guanosine(34) transglycosylase Tgt, with product MEFKIDGKSYNKARACTIKTAHSTIQTPVFMPVGTQATVKALDANDLLDMGAKIILGNTYHLYLRPGSKLIKKFGGLHGFSKFPNSFLTDSGGFQAFSLSDNSKPDENGITFKSHIDGSKHYFTPQSVLDTQYELGSDIMMILDDLVALPNTRERIKKSIERTTKWAEEAIKYHKEQQKKGIGVNQNIFAIIQGGTDKEFRKLSATQLCALEDYDGYAIGGLSVGEPNEEMYETVEWTTDFMPQNKPRYLMGVGTPEDLIENIERGVDMFDCVMPTRNARNGTLFTSFGRVNIKKATFKEDPLPIDSECDCYTCRNFSRAYLNHLFRAGEITYYRLSSIHNIHYYLNLMRQAREAILADNWLEFKKEFYQKRENTGK from the coding sequence ATGGAATTTAAAATTGACGGAAAATCTTATAATAAAGCAAGAGCCTGTACTATAAAAACTGCTCACAGTACGATACAAACTCCTGTTTTTATGCCTGTTGGAACACAAGCTACCGTAAAAGCATTAGATGCAAATGATTTATTGGATATGGGCGCAAAAATTATTTTAGGAAATACTTACCATTTATATTTAAGACCCGGAAGCAAACTTATCAAAAAATTCGGAGGACTTCATGGATTTTCAAAATTTCCAAACTCTTTTTTAACTGATAGCGGTGGATTTCAGGCTTTTTCTTTAAGCGACAACTCTAAACCAGATGAAAACGGTATTACTTTTAAATCTCACATAGACGGAAGCAAACACTATTTCACCCCTCAAAGTGTTCTTGATACGCAATATGAATTAGGAAGCGATATTATGATGATTTTGGATGATTTGGTTGCCCTACCAAATACACGTGAGAGAATTAAAAAATCTATTGAAAGGACTACAAAATGGGCAGAAGAAGCCATAAAATACCATAAAGAACAACAGAAAAAAGGTATCGGGGTAAATCAAAATATCTTTGCAATTATACAAGGGGGAACAGACAAAGAGTTTAGAAAACTAAGTGCTACGCAACTTTGTGCCCTTGAAGATTATGACGGATATGCAATCGGCGGATTAAGCGTCGGTGAACCAAATGAAGAGATGTATGAAACGGTTGAATGGACAACTGATTTTATGCCCCAAAATAAACCGAGATATTTAATGGGAGTAGGAACACCTGAAGATTTAATAGAGAATATAGAACGCGGTGTTGATATGTTTGATTGCGTTATGCCTACAAGAAATGCAAGAAACGGTACTCTTTTTACAAGTTTCGGAAGAGTGAATATTAAAAAAGCAACATTTAAAGAAGATCCTTTGCCTATAGATTCCGAATGTGACTGTTATACTTGTAGAAATTTTAGCAGAGCTTATCTAAATCATCTTTTCAGAGCCGGAGAAATCACCTATTACAGACTTAGTTCAATTCATAATATTCATTACTATCTAAATTTAATGAGACAAGCAAGAGAGGCTATTTTAGCAGATAACTGGCTAGAGTTTAAAAAAGAGTTTTACCAAAAAAGAGAGAATACGGGAAAGTAA
- a CDS encoding COG3400 family protein: MKKILVILDGIVAKKLMQRIVETNTADNSYDVVYMNDAIIPEQKASNCTFYKFDPTSESKLAMVLDKDVHTQVMIALNSKDEMLNVIENIKKRKKNLPMSILDYWGINMKDPYVDVYKGIEVLANGMIERLPNIPVMAQNIGLKQGEIMEIKIPFGSSYAYRYIGSIEQKEWKIFGLYRGERLINIKPSLILKPNDVILVIGKPSVLMQVYNAIGKSQGQFPMPFGHNLYLYLDMYLQDDQRILNVIDEVKFLHKRLKNGKLIIRITRPTTVGILESIKENFAGNESVEIKMDFHNLGMERLLKSDIRAFDIGMLILTSEMFKNRKKIRHILDLRIPVFKIGEKAVGLGVKRSVVLINDVNSYEQISPVVFDVASQLKTKTKIFNMDPLGENQDKSNLLDHFENLAKIFNEKVEIVSEDKNPIRELKKQENILQILPLKQSMLKPRLSWKFLYTNSDLISFDLSKFNQLLIPVIEE, translated from the coding sequence ATGAAAAAAATATTAGTTATTCTAGATGGTATTGTTGCAAAAAAGTTGATGCAAAGAATTGTTGAAACAAATACGGCAGATAACAGCTATGACGTTGTTTACATGAATGATGCCATTATTCCTGAGCAAAAAGCTTCAAATTGTACTTTTTATAAATTTGATCCTACTTCCGAATCAAAACTCGCAATGGTTTTAGACAAAGACGTACATACCCAAGTTATGATTGCATTAAACTCAAAAGATGAGATGTTAAATGTAATAGAGAATATAAAAAAAAGAAAAAAGAACCTTCCAATGTCTATTTTAGATTATTGGGGAATAAATATGAAAGATCCTTACGTAGATGTTTACAAAGGGATTGAAGTTTTAGCAAACGGTATGATAGAAAGATTACCCAATATCCCTGTAATGGCACAAAATATCGGTTTAAAGCAGGGTGAAATTATGGAAATCAAGATTCCTTTCGGAAGCTCTTATGCTTACAGATATATAGGATCAATAGAACAAAAAGAGTGGAAAATCTTTGGACTTTATAGAGGTGAAAGATTAATTAATATAAAACCTTCTTTGATTTTAAAACCAAATGACGTAATTTTGGTAATAGGAAAACCTTCCGTTTTAATGCAGGTTTACAATGCCATAGGAAAATCTCAAGGACAATTTCCGATGCCTTTTGGTCATAATTTATATCTGTATCTTGATATGTATTTACAAGATGACCAAAGAATTTTAAATGTAATTGATGAAGTTAAATTTTTACATAAAAGATTAAAAAACGGAAAACTTATTATAAGAATAACCAGACCTACGACAGTTGGCATTTTAGAATCAATAAAAGAGAATTTTGCAGGAAATGAGTCTGTCGAGATTAAAATGGATTTCCATAATCTAGGAATGGAAAGATTGCTAAAAAGCGATATAAGAGCCTTTGATATAGGAATGCTTATTTTAACTTCCGAGATGTTTAAAAACAGAAAAAAAATCAGACATATTTTAGATTTAAGAATTCCTGTTTTTAAAATAGGTGAAAAAGCAGTAGGATTAGGAGTCAAAAGAAGTGTTGTGCTGATTAATGACGTAAACTCTTATGAACAAATTTCTCCTGTTGTTTTTGATGTGGCAAGTCAGCTAAAAACAAAAACAAAAATTTTTAATATGGATCCTTTGGGTGAGAATCAAGATAAATCTAATCTTTTAGATCATTTTGAAAACTTAGCAAAAATATTTAATGAAAAAGTTGAAATCGTATCTGAAGATAAAAATCCTATTAGAGAGTTGAAAAAACAGGAAAATATCTTACAAATTTTACCTTTGAAACAAAGTATGTTAAAACCTAGATTATCTTGGAAATTTTTATATACAAACTCAGATTTAATCTCTTTTGATTTAAGTAAATTTAATCAACTATTAATACCAGTTATCGAAGAATAA
- a CDS encoding class II 3-deoxy-7-phosphoheptulonate synthase — MNNWNPGSWRDFPIKQQPTYNDLEKLKKVEKELATYPPLIFAEEARRLKSQLAQVVEGNAFLLQGGDCAESFNAFNANNIKDLFKVMMQMAVVLTFSGGCPVVKVGRIAGQFAKPRSSDFEEIKGVSLPSYRGDIINNMDFTQKDRTPKAKKLLKAYNQSAATLNLLRAFARGGMADLHKVHAWNLDFVKDNTLGEMYEQLANKISETLKFMESCGITSENTSKLRETVLYTSHEALLLNYEEALTRRDSLSGDWYDCSAHMLWIGDRTRGLNDAHIEYFRGIHNPIGCKVGPSMKEDELIELIDALNPENEAGRLNLIVRMGHEKVADIFPKLLRKVKQEGKKVVWSCDPMHGNTTKTDNGYKTRDFEAILSEVKQFFQIHKAEGTYAGGIHLEMTGQNVTECTGSESAAITAEGLSSRYHTQCDPRLNADQALELAFMIADTLKEARA, encoded by the coding sequence ATGAATAATTGGAATCCTGGTAGTTGGAGAGATTTTCCAATAAAACAACAACCAACATATAATGATTTAGAAAAACTTAAAAAAGTAGAAAAAGAGTTAGCTACTTATCCTCCTTTAATATTTGCTGAAGAGGCTAGAAGATTAAAGTCTCAATTAGCCCAAGTAGTAGAAGGAAATGCTTTTTTACTTCAAGGCGGAGATTGTGCTGAATCATTTAATGCTTTTAATGCAAACAATATTAAAGATTTGTTTAAAGTGATGATGCAAATGGCAGTTGTTTTGACTTTTTCAGGTGGATGTCCTGTTGTAAAAGTGGGAAGAATTGCAGGACAGTTTGCAAAACCAAGAAGTTCTGATTTTGAAGAAATAAAAGGGGTATCTCTTCCTTCATATAGAGGAGATATTATAAATAATATGGATTTTACCCAAAAGGACAGAACTCCAAAAGCAAAAAAACTTTTAAAAGCATATAATCAAAGTGCGGCAACACTAAATCTTTTGAGAGCTTTTGCAAGAGGCGGAATGGCTGATTTACATAAAGTTCATGCTTGGAATTTGGATTTCGTAAAAGATAATACTTTAGGTGAAATGTATGAGCAACTTGCTAATAAAATATCTGAAACTCTTAAGTTTATGGAGTCATGCGGTATTACAAGTGAAAATACAAGTAAATTAAGAGAAACAGTTTTATACACTTCCCATGAAGCTTTATTGTTAAATTATGAAGAGGCTTTAACAAGAAGAGACTCTTTAAGCGGAGACTGGTATGACTGTTCAGCTCATATGTTATGGATTGGGGACAGAACCAGAGGTTTAAACGATGCTCATATCGAATATTTCAGGGGAATTCATAATCCAATAGGTTGTAAAGTAGGACCTTCTATGAAAGAGGATGAATTAATTGAATTAATCGATGCTTTAAATCCCGAAAATGAAGCAGGAAGATTAAATCTGATAGTTAGAATGGGACATGAAAAAGTTGCGGATATTTTCCCGAAACTTTTAAGAAAAGTAAAACAAGAGGGGAAAAAGGTTGTTTGGTCATGTGATCCGATGCACGGAAATACGACTAAAACGGATAATGGATATAAAACAAGAGATTTTGAAGCGATTTTATCTGAAGTAAAACAGTTCTTCCAAATACATAAAGCAGAAGGTACTTATGCAGGTGGAATTCATCTTGAAATGACGGGACAAAACGTAACAGAGTGTACAGGAAGTGAAAGTGCAGCTATTACAGCCGAAGGTTTGTCAAGCAGATACCATACTCAATGTGATCCAAGATTAAATGCCGATCAAGCTTTAGAACTGGCATTTATGATTGCAGATACTTTAAAAGAAGCAAGAGCTTAA